In the genome of Planctomyces sp. SH-PL62, the window CCCCGAAGGGGTCAGATGAGGGGGAGGACCAGCACGGGAACCGTCGGGATTCGCGATCCGGCGGCCCGCAACGCCGACGGCCTTCGTGCGGGTCTCCCTCTCATCCGGCCCTGCGGACCGTCGAACCAGCGGGCTTCCCACGCTCCCTCTGAAGAACTCCTAGCTCACGAAGGCTCGCGAGGCGAATCTCCGTCTCACGAAGGCCACGTCCCCGCGCCATGCGCCCGCGAGGGGGGCCGGGGGGCGTCCATGAGGGCTTCCTCATGAAAGTTCACGGCGATTTTTGACAAGGACGCGGACGTGACCTTGTATTCCCCTGTAGGCCGACACGAACACGTCGGCCGCCGACGGAGGAGACGGACGCGAGCCGGTCGGATCATCGGGCGTTTCCCGGGCCCTTTCGGGCCTGACGCCGTCCGCCCCGCTCGCGACGAAGGGCTTCGACTCGATCGCCCCACCGCCCGGCCCCGCCCGCCGTGACGAACCACCGACGACCGGCCGAGGATGCCGTCGTCGCCGGCCTCCACCCCCCCTGACCTCAAGGAGAGACTCCGATGCGCAATTTCCTGAACCGCCTGATGACCGAAGAAGACGGCGCCACGATGGTCGAGTACGCCCTGATGGTCGCCCTGATCGCCGTCGTCGTCATGGCCGGCGCCGCCGCCCTGGGGACGGCCATCAACAGCAAGTTCGACACCGTCAAGACCTCGGTGTCCACCGCGGGCAACTAAGCTAAAACTCCGTCGCCGTTGGGCCGACGACTGATCGTCTTCGCCGGGGGCGGGCTCTGGACGTGGGGGCCCGCCCGGTCGACTTCACGGGGAGTGCGACATGTTTCCACTCCTGAAGCGTTCCGCGACGCCGTCGGACTCCGTCGACGGCGACGCGAGGAAACATGGTTTCGGCCGATTCGTCGCCGCCGAAGTGGGGGCGACGATGGCCGAGTACGGCCTCATGCTCGGCCTGATCGCCGCCGTCCTGATCCTGACCGTGAGCCAGATCGGGACCGTTACGGCCGCGAAGCTTCAACTGGCGGTGGCCGGATTCGCCGACGCCGGGCCCGCCGACGCTGGGCCGCCGATGCCCCAGTGATTGAGCGGGCCGACTTCTCGCAGGTGACGTGGAAGGGAGCGACGGAGCCGTGGACCGCTGGCAAATGCTGTTCCTGTCGTCGGCGGCGGTCGCGACCTTGATCGCCGCCGCGACCGACCTCTGGAAGTTCAAGGTGTACAACGCCCTGACGTTCCCGGCGCTGCTGGGGGGGCTGGCCGCGTCGGCGTGGGTCGGCGGCTGGTCGGGGCTGGCGACGAGCGGGCTCGGGGCCCTGACCGGCTTCGGGCTGCTCATCGTCTTCTTCGCGATGGGGGGCGTGGGGGCGGGGGACGTCAAGCTGCTGACGGCCCTCGGCGCCTGGCTCGGGCCGTCGCTGACGTTCCAGGTCTTCCTCGCCGCGTCGCTCGCGGCGGGGCTCTACGCCATAGTCCTGACGGTCCTGAGCGGCGGCCTGGCCGCGACGGCCGTCGACCTGCTGTTCCTGATCCTGCGCCTCCGCCGGGGCGACCTCGTCGCGAAGGGAGGCCCCTCGATCCGCGAGGAGGCCGCCCGGCCCGACCGCCGCCGTCGGCTGGTGCCGTTCGCCGCCATGACCTGCCTGGGGTTCTTCGCGACGGTCGCCTGGCGCGCCGCCGATCTCGATGAATTCCGCACCCCGTTCGAGGCCCCGCCGACGATCGCGACCGCCCCGGCGTCGCGCGTCGGCGTCGCGGCCGTCCTCCCATCGCCATTCCTTGAAGGGACCACGCCATGAGGCCGCAGACCCTGGCCGTCGTGTTGCTGGCCCTGGGCAGCGGCCTGGCCGCCGTCTGGGGCGTCCGGTCGTCCCTGAAGAAGCCGGCCGCCGAGGAGACCGTCCCCGCGGTCGTCGCCAAGCTCGACCTCAGGCGCGACGAGGTCATCGACGCGGCGGCGGTCGAGATCCGAAACGTCCCCAAGAGCCAGGCGCCCGCCGGCGGCCTCGCCGCCATCGAGGAGGCGGAGGGGCGGACCACCTACATCCCGATGCTCCCCGGCGAGTTCGTCATCGAGCCCAAGCTGCTCCCCAAGGGGAGCCGCGCGGGGCTGGCGTCGATGATCAAGCCGGGGATGCGGGCCTTCACGATCACGACGCCCACCTTCTCGTCGAGCCTCGCCGGCTTCCTGATGCCGGGGAACCGGGTGGACGTCCTGCTGACCCTCACCCCGTCCGGCTCCTCCTCGACCGAGGACGCGACGACCTCGACCCTCCTCCAGAACGTCGAGCTGTTGGCCGTGCATACGATGGTCGACGCCCCGGCCGACAACCGGGCCAACCCCACCGAGGCCCGGTCGGTGACCCTGTTGGTGACGCCTAAGCAGGCCTCGATCCTGGACCTCGCGCAGAACAAGGGGACGCTCCACCTCTCCTTGCGCAACAGCAAGGACGAGACGGACGCGGAGGAGACGACCGCGACGCTGGCCGACCTGGGCCTGATCCGCCCGACTCCGCCGACGCTCGCCGAGGCGGCGCCCCCGCCCCCGCCGCCCCCGGCCCCTGATCCGGAGCCGGTCCCGGTGGTGCTCTCAATCCGAACCTTGCGAGGCACTTCCGCCGGCCGCGACGAGATCACCGTGCTCCGCCGAGGCCGGCCCCCCGCGACGGGCGCGGGTGTGACGGGCCCGCCGACCGTCGCCACCCCCGCCCCCCCGCGTCGATCGCGTTGAACGCGCGGCTCGCGCCGGACGTTCCAGGGAATGCCGCTCTTGATGTAAGGGATTAATCATGCCTTGCTTCATCGTCGCCGACGACGAGTCGATCGCCTCCCGGATCCGGTCTGTACTGGCCTTCCACAAGCGGGACTGCCCGAAGACGAACGTCCTGCCGACCGACCAGGCGGCGGGGCGGCTGGGCCGCGAGCCGGCCGTCGGGTTGGTGGTCGCGGTCCTGCCGCCCGACCCCGCGACGGCGCTCGAGCTGCTGGCGCGGCTGGCGCCGATGGCCGACGGCGGGCTGCTGGCGGTCGGCCCGACCTCGGACGCCCGGCTCGTCGTGCAGGCCCTGCGGACCGGCGTCCGCGACTACCTGGACAGGTCCGACCTGGAGGCGGAGCTCGACGCGGCGGTCAAGCGGATGGCGGCGTCGACCCACGCCGGGGCGTCGCACGGCCGGGTGGTCGCCGTGCTGGCGCCCAGCGGCGGCTCGGGGTCGAGCACGATCGCCGCCAACCTCGCCTCGGCGATGGCGGCGGAGCACGGGTCGGCCGGGCTGTTCGACCTCAAGCTGGAGGCGGGCGACCTCGCGGCCCTGCTGGACCTCAAGCCGACGTACACCCTGGCCGACCTCTGCAAGACGGCCGCCCCGTTCGACAAGGTGATGCTCGAACGCTCGTTCGCCCGCCACGAGTCGGGCGTGAGCCTGCTCGCCGCCCCCCGGCGGCTGGCCGATGCGCCCCTGGTCCGCCCGGAAGGGGTGGCCCGCGCGCTCGACCTGGCGCGATCGCTCTTCCCGGCCGTGGTGGTCGACGTCGACCACCACTTCCGCGACGAGCAGCTCGTGGCGATCCGCGACGCCGACGTCCTGGCGGTCGTCTTCCGCCTGGACTTCAACTCGCTGCGGAACGTCCACCGGACGATGGAGCACCTGGGCCGCCTTGGCCTGGCCGGCGACCGGGTCCGCCTGGTCGTCAATCGCTCCGGCCAGCCCGGCGAGGTGCCCCACGCCAAGGCGGAAGAGGCCCTGGGGGGCGTCATCGCGTTTTCGGTCCCGGAAGACGCCCGGACGGTGGCGCGGGCCAACAACAACGGCGTCCCCTTCGTGATCGAGGCCCCGTCCTCGAAGGTGGCGAGGAGCCTGGTCCAGCTCGCCAGGCTGCTGGTCCCGCCGTCGGCGCATGCCGGGGCGTCGGCTTCCGCCGAATCGAGGCCCGGTTGGCGGCCCTGGCGGAAGCGAAACGTCGCCGCGCTTTAGGTCCGACGACGCCCCGAAACGCGTCCTAGGGTTGGGTTGGGCCTCGGTTCGAGTCCCCGGCGGGCGGCGCGACCGCGGCCCTCGGCATCCCGGAACGGAAGAATCCGATGAGCATGACTGACGTGCATCTGGACCGGCGGGGCTCCTCCCCCCCCTCGGCGGCGGAGCGGCACCTGCGGATCAAGAAAGACCTGCATGAGAAGCTGATCTCCGAGCTGGAGCTCTCGTCGATCGGCTCGATGAGCCAGGACGAGATCCGCGAGGAGATCCGCCGAGGGGCCGAGCAGCTCTGCATGCGGCACGACGACCTGCTGAGCCTCCCCGAGCGGGAGCGGCTGATCGAGGAGGTGCTCGACGAGACCTTCGGCATCGGCCCGCTCGAGGGCCTGATGCGCGACGCGACCGTCTCCGACATCCTGGTCAACGGCCCCAAGGTGGTCTACGTGGAGCGTCGGGGCCGCCTGGAGCGGACCGACGTCGTCTTCAACGACGAGAAGCACCTCCAGGAGATCGTCCGGCGGATCGTGGGCCGGGTCGGCCGGCGGATCGACGAGACCTCCCCCCTGTGCGACGCCCGGCTCCCGGACGGCTCGCGCGTCAACGCGGTGATCCCCCCCCTGGCGCTCGACGGCAGCCTGCTGTCGATCCGGCGCGCGGGGAAGTCGCCGCTCCTGACGCACGACTTGGTCGAGAAGCGGGCCATCACGCAGGAGATGGTCGACTTCCTGGCCGCCTGCATCAGGGGGCGGGTCAACATGGTCATCTCGGGGGGGACCGGCTCCGGCAAGACGACGCTCCTGAACGCGCTCTCGGCGTTCATCCCCGAGGACGAGCGTGTGGTGACGATCGAGGACGCGGCCGAGCTGCGGCTCCAGCAGCCGCACGTCGTCCGGATGGAGACCCGGCCGCCGAACATCGAGGGGGAGGGGGCCATCTCCACGCGAGACCTCGTCAAGAACTCGTTGCGGATGCGGCCCGAGCGGATCGTCGTCGGCGAGTGCCGGGGCTCCGAGACGCTGGACATGCTCCAGGCCATGAACACCGGCCACGACGGCTCCATGACCACGATCCACGCCAACGACACCCGCGACGCGATCGGCCGTATGGAGATGATGGTCGGCATGGCGGGCTTCGACCTGCCGATCTGGATCATCCGCCGCCAGATCGCCTCGGCCGTGCAGATCCTCGTCCAGGCGTCGCGGCTCTCCGGGGGCGTGCGGCGGATCATGAAGATCTCGGAGATCGTCGGCATGGAGGAGGACGTGGTCAGCATGCAGGACCTCTTCGTCTTCAAGCAGACGGGGGTCGACGAGGACCGGGCCGCGCAGGGCTACCACTTCTGCACCGGGGTCCGGCCCAAGTGCCTGGAGCGGCTGGAGGAGGCGGGCATGAAGCTCCCGCCCGAGATGTTCGAGAGCCGGATCCTGACGTCGAAGCCCCTGCCGGAGCCCCCGCCCCCCGATGAGGACCCGCGCGGCGGGGAGCGGCTCTGGGGGATGTTCGGCCGGGGTCGCGGGGAGGGGGCGTGATGAACGACGTGATCGTCCTGGGGCTGGCGGCGGCGTCGGCCGTCGCGTTCGTGGTCGCGGTGTTCCAGGTCGCCTCGGACCTGTTCCTCCGCGACCGCGCGCGGATCAGCGACCGGGTCGACGTGGAGTTCCTCAAGAAGAAGGCGGCGGCGTCGGCCGCGAAGGCGAAGAAGGCCTCGCTGTTCAAGAACCTGGACCAGATGGACGCCGCGGTCCGGGCCGGCTCGGGCTCGCCGACCTGGAGCCAGGCGTTCGAGTCGATGGTGGAGCAGTCCGGGCTGGAGGTCACGCCGGGGCGGCTGCTGTCGATCGCCGGGGGGGCCGCCGCGGCTTTGGGCCTCGCGGCGTTCGCCGCCCGGGGCCGCCCCCTCGACGCGGCGCTCGCGGCGCTGCTGGGGGCCGTCGCGCCGATCTTCTACGTCAAGAAGGTGCGCGACGCCCGCATCGAGCGGCTCCGTTCCCAGCTCCCGGAGGCCTTCGAGCTGATGGCTCGGGTGGTCCGGGCCGGGCAGAGCCTGGGGCAGGCGGTGCTCGGCGTGGCCCAGGAATTCCCGCAGCCGATCTCGGCGGAGTTCGCCTACTGCTACGAGCAGCAGAACCTCGGGCTCTCGCCGGAGGTCACGTTCCGCGAGCTCACCCGGCGGACCGGGATCGTGGAGCTGAAGATCTTCGTCCTGGCCGTCCTGGTGCAGCAGCAGACCGGCGGCAACCTCGCCGAGATGCTCCTGAAGCTCTCCGCGGTGGTCCGCGAGCGCTACCGGATCCGGGGGGCGGTGCAGGCCCTAACCGCCGAGGGGCGGATGCAGGGCTGGGTCCTGGCGGGGATGCCGCCGGTGATGCTCCTGGTCCTCCTGCTGATGAACCGCGACTACGCGATGATCCTGTTCGAACACTCCGAGATCCTCATGGGGACCTTCGCCATCGAGATGGTGGGCGTCCTCTGGATCCGCAAGATCGTCAACTTCGACTTCTGATCCTGATCCTGATCCTGATCCCGATCGCGAGGAGCGGCCATGGACGCGGATTCGGTCATCCTGTTCGTCGTCTTCGCGGCGACCGTCGGCCTGGCGACGCTCGCCGGCCTGGCGTTGTCGGGGAAGGGGCGGCGGCTCTCGGACCGGCTCGACGAGCTGGCCGGCAAGGCCGAGCGCGCGGAGCGGCCGGAGTCGGTCGCCAAGCTGGCGCGGGCGGCCCTGCCGAAGCTCGGCAAGGTGATCGTGCCCGATAACGAGGTCGAGCGCAACCGCCTCTCCACGAGGCTGGTGCAGGCGGGGCTCTACCACCGCCAGGCGCTCCACGTCTTCCTGGGCGTCAAGCTGTCGATCATGCTGGCCGCCCTGGTGCTGGGGGCGGGGCTGACGCTGACCGGCGCGGCCCCGCCGGCCTATACGATGGGCGCGGCGCTGGGCCTGTTCATCGCCGGCATGATCGGCCCGAGCTTCTGGCTGGACCGCCGCCGCGGCAAGCGCCAGCTCAAGCTCCGCCGGGCCTTGCCCGACGCCCTCGACGTCTTGATCATCTGCCTGGAGGGGGGGCTGAGCTTCCAGAGCTCCCTCAAGCGGGTCGCCGAGGAGATCGTCTCGGCCCACCCGCTGCTGGGCTATGAGCTGCGGATCGCCGACCGCGAGATCCAGCTCGGCCGCTCGCCGGCCGAGGCACTCCTGCACTTCGCCCAGCGCAGCGACCTGGACGAGGCGCTGTCGCTCTCCACGGTCGTCGGCCAGTCGGAGCGGTTCGGGGCCAGCCTGGTCAAGAGCCTGAAGACCCACTCCGAGACCATCCGCGAGCGCCGCAAGGTGCAGGCCGAGGAGCGGGCGCAGAAGGCGGCGACCAAGATGCTCTTCCCCACCCTGTTCTGCATCTTCCCGGCCATCTTCGTGATCCTGCTGGCGCCGGCCGCCTTCCAGGTCATGAAGTCGATGGGGAGCCAGGGGGACGTCAAGGGCGGGGCGGGCGCGTCGGCCCCGTCAATCGCCGCGCGTCGCTGAGGCCCGCGTCAGGGCGGGGTCCGGGCGGCGCGGGGGCGGGATCGGGCCGGGATCGGAGCCGGGACGGCGGCGGCGAGGGCCTCGCCCGGGAGGAAATCCGGCGGGGCGGAGCGGGCGGCGAGGGCGGCGTCGGCGGCGCGGAGGCCTTCGCGGGCGGCGGCGGAGGCCGGCTTGGCGGCGGCGACCTCCGCGTAGATCGCCCGCGCGTCCTCCAGGCGTCCCTCCATCGCCAGCACCAACGCCAGGTTCGACTGCGCGTCGGCCCGATCGCAGCCCGCCTTCGCGAACTCGACGAGCGCGGCCTCGCGTTCCCCCTGGCGGGCCAGGACCAGGCCCAGGTTGTTGTGGCTCCGCGCGTGGCGCGAGTCTTTCTTGATCGCCTTGCGGAAGCACCCTTCGGCGTCCGCCCAGCGGCGCTGGAGGTAGTAGCTGTAGCCTCGGTCGCACAGGACGTCCGGGTCGTTGGGGGCGAGCTTGACGGCCCGATCGAAGTGCTCGTCGGCCTGCTTGCGCTCGCCCCGCTCCTCGGCCAGGACCGCCAGCCGGACCTCGGCGTCGGCGCGGCGGGGGTCCTTCTTCAGGGCGTCGCGATAGGCGGCCTCGGCCCCGGCCAGGTCGCCCGACTCCTCCTGCGAGCGGCCCAGCGCGACCTCGACGTCGGCCGCCTGCCGTCGCGAGACCTTCGACGGGCCCAGGCCGTTCAGCAGGCTCGCCGATTCGTGCTCGACGCGGCGGCCGGCGCCGCCTCGGCAGCCGGCGCCCATGGCGAGCGCCGCCGCGACGAGGGCCAACCCGAGAATCCGGCCTGCGCGAGCACCCGGTCGCATGATCATCCCACCCTTC includes:
- a CDS encoding Flp family type IVb pilin; amino-acid sequence: MRNFLNRLMTEEDGATMVEYALMVALIAVVVMAGAAALGTAINSKFDTVKTSVSTAGN
- a CDS encoding Flp family type IVb pilin, whose product is MFPLLKRSATPSDSVDGDARKHGFGRFVAAEVGATMAEYGLMLGLIAAVLILTVSQIGTVTAAKLQLAVAGFADAGPADAGPPMPQ
- a CDS encoding prepilin peptidase, with the protein product MDRWQMLFLSSAAVATLIAAATDLWKFKVYNALTFPALLGGLAASAWVGGWSGLATSGLGALTGFGLLIVFFAMGGVGAGDVKLLTALGAWLGPSLTFQVFLAASLAAGLYAIVLTVLSGGLAATAVDLLFLILRLRRGDLVAKGGPSIREEAARPDRRRRLVPFAAMTCLGFFATVAWRAADLDEFRTPFEAPPTIATAPASRVGVAAVLPSPFLEGTTP
- the cpaB gene encoding Flp pilus assembly protein CpaB, with amino-acid sequence MRPQTLAVVLLALGSGLAAVWGVRSSLKKPAAEETVPAVVAKLDLRRDEVIDAAAVEIRNVPKSQAPAGGLAAIEEAEGRTTYIPMLPGEFVIEPKLLPKGSRAGLASMIKPGMRAFTITTPTFSSSLAGFLMPGNRVDVLLTLTPSGSSSTEDATTSTLLQNVELLAVHTMVDAPADNRANPTEARSVTLLVTPKQASILDLAQNKGTLHLSLRNSKDETDAEETTATLADLGLIRPTPPTLAEAAPPPPPPPAPDPEPVPVVLSIRTLRGTSAGRDEITVLRRGRPPATGAGVTGPPTVATPAPPRRSR
- a CDS encoding CpaE family protein: MPCFIVADDESIASRIRSVLAFHKRDCPKTNVLPTDQAAGRLGREPAVGLVVAVLPPDPATALELLARLAPMADGGLLAVGPTSDARLVVQALRTGVRDYLDRSDLEAELDAAVKRMAASTHAGASHGRVVAVLAPSGGSGSSTIAANLASAMAAEHGSAGLFDLKLEAGDLAALLDLKPTYTLADLCKTAAPFDKVMLERSFARHESGVSLLAAPRRLADAPLVRPEGVARALDLARSLFPAVVVDVDHHFRDEQLVAIRDADVLAVVFRLDFNSLRNVHRTMEHLGRLGLAGDRVRLVVNRSGQPGEVPHAKAEEALGGVIAFSVPEDARTVARANNNGVPFVIEAPSSKVARSLVQLARLLVPPSAHAGASASAESRPGWRPWRKRNVAAL
- a CDS encoding CpaF family protein, giving the protein MSMTDVHLDRRGSSPPSAAERHLRIKKDLHEKLISELELSSIGSMSQDEIREEIRRGAEQLCMRHDDLLSLPERERLIEEVLDETFGIGPLEGLMRDATVSDILVNGPKVVYVERRGRLERTDVVFNDEKHLQEIVRRIVGRVGRRIDETSPLCDARLPDGSRVNAVIPPLALDGSLLSIRRAGKSPLLTHDLVEKRAITQEMVDFLAACIRGRVNMVISGGTGSGKTTLLNALSAFIPEDERVVTIEDAAELRLQQPHVVRMETRPPNIEGEGAISTRDLVKNSLRMRPERIVVGECRGSETLDMLQAMNTGHDGSMTTIHANDTRDAIGRMEMMVGMAGFDLPIWIIRRQIASAVQILVQASRLSGGVRRIMKISEIVGMEEDVVSMQDLFVFKQTGVDEDRAAQGYHFCTGVRPKCLERLEEAGMKLPPEMFESRILTSKPLPEPPPPDEDPRGGERLWGMFGRGRGEGA
- a CDS encoding type II secretion system F family protein, coding for MNDVIVLGLAAASAVAFVVAVFQVASDLFLRDRARISDRVDVEFLKKKAAASAAKAKKASLFKNLDQMDAAVRAGSGSPTWSQAFESMVEQSGLEVTPGRLLSIAGGAAAALGLAAFAARGRPLDAALAALLGAVAPIFYVKKVRDARIERLRSQLPEAFELMARVVRAGQSLGQAVLGVAQEFPQPISAEFAYCYEQQNLGLSPEVTFRELTRRTGIVELKIFVLAVLVQQQTGGNLAEMLLKLSAVVRERYRIRGAVQALTAEGRMQGWVLAGMPPVMLLVLLLMNRDYAMILFEHSEILMGTFAIEMVGVLWIRKIVNFDF
- a CDS encoding type II secretion system F family protein; translation: MDADSVILFVVFAATVGLATLAGLALSGKGRRLSDRLDELAGKAERAERPESVAKLARAALPKLGKVIVPDNEVERNRLSTRLVQAGLYHRQALHVFLGVKLSIMLAALVLGAGLTLTGAAPPAYTMGAALGLFIAGMIGPSFWLDRRRGKRQLKLRRALPDALDVLIICLEGGLSFQSSLKRVAEEIVSAHPLLGYELRIADREIQLGRSPAEALLHFAQRSDLDEALSLSTVVGQSERFGASLVKSLKTHSETIRERRKVQAEERAQKAATKMLFPTLFCIFPAIFVILLAPAAFQVMKSMGSQGDVKGGAGASAPSIAARR
- a CDS encoding tetratricopeptide repeat protein yields the protein MIMRPGARAGRILGLALVAAALAMGAGCRGGAGRRVEHESASLLNGLGPSKVSRRQAADVEVALGRSQEESGDLAGAEAAYRDALKKDPRRADAEVRLAVLAEERGERKQADEHFDRAVKLAPNDPDVLCDRGYSYYLQRRWADAEGCFRKAIKKDSRHARSHNNLGLVLARQGEREAALVEFAKAGCDRADAQSNLALVLAMEGRLEDARAIYAEVAAAKPASAAAREGLRAADAALAARSAPPDFLPGEALAAAVPAPIPARSRPRAARTPP